A window of Nicotiana sylvestris chromosome 8, ASM39365v2, whole genome shotgun sequence genomic DNA:
CAAATACCAAATATTGTTCCAGTTGTTGAAGAACACTTTGACAACACCGAGCAATATTTGGATGAAACACTTCATGAAGAAACTAACTCACAAATATCTGACACAAATGAACCACAAGAAATGCCATTAAGAAAATCTCAAAGAGTTAAAAAATCGGCTATTTCGGATGATAATGTGGTTTATTTGCAAGAGTCAGATTTTGACATTGGTCTTAATAAGGATCCGGTTTCATTTTCACAAGCCATAGAAAGTAATGAGTCTGACAAATGAATTGATGCCATGAAGGAAGAGTTAAAATCCATGGAATACAATAAAGTCTAAGATCTTGTTGAATTGCCAGAAAGTTCTAAAAGAATCGGGTGTAGATGGGTCTTTAAGACTAAACGCGATTCAAATGGCAATATTGAGAGATACAAAGCCAGACTTGTTGCCAAGGGTTATACTCAGAAAGGAGGCATTGATTATAAAGAGACTTTTTCACCGGTCTCAAAGAAAGACTCGTTAAAAATTATTATGGCTTTGGTGGCTCATTATGATTTAGAGTTACATCAAATGGATATGAAATTTGCCTTTCTTAATAGAGATCTCGAGGAGTAAGTGTACTTGGACCAACCAGAGGCTTTCGAAACTAAAGGAAAAGGTCAAATGGTGTGTACACTGAAGAAGTCAATctatggacttaaacaagcctCACGACAATGGTATATAAAGTTTAATGATACCATAACATCTTTTGGATTTGTGGAAAATACCATTGATCAGTGTATATACCAAAAGATCAGTGCGAGCAAGTTTATATTTTtagtcctatatgttgatgatattctacTTGCTGCTAATGATTTAGGCATATTGCATGAGACTAAAGATTTTCTCTCtaagaattttgaaatgaaagatatggGTGAGGCATCCTATATGATAGGAATAGAAATATTCAGTGATAGATCACAAGGATTATTGGGATTGTCTCAGAAAGGCTATATCGAAAGAATTCTAGAGAGATTTAACATGAACAATTGTTCAGCAGGAATTGTTCCAATTCAAAAAGGGGACAAATTTAGTCTCACGCAAGGTCCTAAGAATGATGTAGAGCGAAAAGAAATGGAATCAATTCcttactcttctattgttggtagTCTGATGTATGCCCAAACTTGCACAAGAACGGATATTAGTTTTGTTGTTGGAATGTTGGGAAGATATCAGAGTAACCCAGGAATTGATCATTGGAAGCTGCAAACAAAGTTTTGAGGTACCTGAAAGGAACGAAAGATTATATGCTCATGTATAGAAGATCCAAGCATTTGGAAGTTGTTGGATACTCGGATTCATATTTCGCTGGATGTATTGATACTAGAAAATCCACGTTTGGTTATTTGTTCCAATTAGCTGAAGGAGCAATATCATGGAAGAGTGCCAAACAGTCTGTCATTGCTACATCCACGATGGAGGCAGAATTTGTGGCATGTTTTGAAGCCACAATTCATGCATTATGGCTGCGAAACTTTATTTCAGGACTTGGGGTTGTCGACACCATTACCAGGCCACTGAAAATTTACTGTGATAATTCTGCAGCAGTATTCTTCTCCAAGAACGATAAGAACTCCAAAGGTGTCAAACATATAGAATTAAAGTACTTTACCGTCAAGGAGGAAGTTCAGAAACAAAGAGTGTCACTTGAGCATATTAGAATTGATCTCATGATTGCAGATCCGTTAACGAAAGGTTTACAGCCAAAGATATTTAAAGAACATGTACATAGAATGGGTCTTGGTTGTATTTATGATTGATGTATTTGTGATGTTTCGACACTCTGAGCTCATTTATATGTTTCTGATATACATTAGTGATTTTCTGTTTCTCATAATGGTGTACGCATTATTGTTTTGAGATGTTATAGGATAAGTCTCAATGAGACATTATTGTGGACCATAATATTTTATAGCTTATGGACCTGATACAATGAGTTGCTAATGTTGTAGTATATGGAAGGGAGTATGTAGACAAATTATATATAACTGCCATAACTCACATTTAGTAGTTTATCGTATTATGGTATTTATGATGGACATTATAGAAGAAATTTGTTTATGCGCAACTAATGTTcatatattaaatattaatattatgtgATTATTGGGCCAAGTGGGAGAATGTAAGATTTTTTTATGTTAATTTATTGGTGGCCCAATAAGATCAggcccataattaatatttaattgaTGAGCAAATCTTATCTGTCCGATCGGTTACTTGATGGACGTACCAGATTAAATAAAAACCTCAATAAATTGGTACTCTCTCCACCCATTAGGGTTACCGCATTTTATTCTCTCCTCCATCACTAAAGTCGGCAGTAATGAAAGCTAGGGCAAGGGGCGAGAAATCAATTTCAATTAACGCTTCCGCTTCAAGATAACGGATtccgcttcaggtatgttttctgTAACGATTTTGtgtaagattatcatgttcaagatCCTGGTATGCAATTAAAGTTTATGCTTACACAAAATTGATCTTGTGACTGCCGATGCGAAGGTAAAAGCCGTTGAAGATCATTTGCAATTATTGTTTAAAGAATACTTGGTACCTTCGACCTCAATTTCCTTATCCGGGGAGCATGTTTATGGTAGATGTACTAATGAAGCAAGGGATGAGTTTGAGGAGTTTTATGTGTTTGAGAACCAGTTGGAGCTGGTAGAGATAAAACACAATTAGATTTGTACATGGAGGAGCCTAATCTTGATCGTAAAGCAAATCTAGATTTGGATGTACTTGCCCTTTGGAAGGAAAATAGACTAAGGTTTCCAGAACTCTCATTGATGGCACGAGATGTCTTGAGTATACCTATTACTACTGTTGCCTCAGAGTCTACCTTTAGCATTGAAGGTCGTATTATTGAAAAGTTTCAAAGCTCTATTTTACTTGCAAATGCAGAGGCAAAGTTGTGTACTATAGATTGGCTTTGCGAACAAGAAGGTAAATCATTATATttatattactattttgttttgttcttttgtaATAGTGTTCCTATAAATTAATTTTACCTTTTATTGTTTGTTTTTGTAAGATTGCAATGAATCAGACACCGATGAGGATGAAATCGCGGTCGACCTTCAGCCGTGTCTTGATAAACTTGGTTCACATTGATAGGTAGTTGTGTAGAAATAGTTATGGTTAGTTCGACGATCAAGAGAATTGAGCTACCAGTAATGTTGGTTATTGCCAGGAGCTCCGGCTTTGTAAGGCCATGTTTAGTTGCCAGATTAGTTAGGTTAGCTTTTTGTGGCAGTACTTTGTTTAATCTAAAACTACTTTATTCACTATAATATTTGAGTgactttgtattttttttcacTTTGTAACGACAATCTGTTCCTTGTTTTACAGATTAAGGGTATGATAAAGTTTGAAGAAAGTCAAAATGTGAGGCAATGTTAAAGTTTTATATCATGTATTTAAAATTAGAAATATGTGATGTTACATATTAGATCAAAAAGAAAACGAGACTCGGATTTGTTTAATGGGGCAACGCATAGACGGATGTGCGAGTGACATTCcgtaaaaaatataaattaatgaTTAGTGCAACATCAGAAAATTGATGATTGATCTGCTGCTGCATAACACAAAATGGATAAAATGGATCATGCCCATTTTTTACCCAACCTAAATTTTACCCAACCCGTATTTTACCCGTATTAATATAGGAGGTTGCAATCCAACTCATTTTTAACCCGCCCAAATCTGACCCAATCTGCCCATTTGCCACCACTACACATGCCTAGTCATGTAACCTAAAGTAGAATGTCCATAGGAGTTTAATGAACTAAGACTAATCAGTCTTAGTAACTTCTCCTGCAAAATCATTTCAAAGCTCATGAATCATCGTCTTGGTCGTCCACTAATGCAGAAGTTGGTATCTCCATGTCAAACTGGATTTATCAAGGGAAGATCGATAACTGAGAATATTATTCTCACACAAGAATATTATTCTCACACAAGACATGGTCCACAACATTAATCAATCACCGTAAAATGGCAATATAGTCTTGAAACTCGACATGGCTAAAGTTTATGACAGAGTTGATTGAAATTATTTGTGCCGAGTCTTGAGGCAGACGGGGTTCTCTGATAGATAGATCAACCTGAATGGTTCCAAGAAAGGTTTCTTCAAATCAAGCAGGGGTATAAAACAAGGTATCCTCTTTCCCCTTCCTTgcttgtgattggtgttgaacttcTATCTAAGTTGATGGATAATTTACCAGAGCATGGTTTTATACTTTTTTCAGTTGACAGGAAGAGTCTTAGGATAACACACTTGTGTTATGCAGATGATACAATTCTTTTCTCATTTGGGGATTCATATTTTCTGAAGTTAATGATGTCAAAACTGGAAGCATATGAGGTTGTATCTGGACAGATGGTCAATAAGCAGAAGTCTGGCTTTTATGTTTCTGCCAGGTTCACTGAGGATGAAATCAATGAATTCAAGAACATCACTGACTCCTTATATTGTCAGTTTTCAATGCAGTATTTGGGTTGTCCTATTTATGTAGGGAGAAATAAAGTTATTTATTTTAACGAAATGGTTAATAAGGTTTCTAACAGGATGGCAAGGAAGATTGCTTTTAATTGGAGGTAAAGTTCTTATTAAGTCTGTACTTCATACTCTCCCTTTACACCTTTTTCTGTTCTATATCCTAAGGTCAAAGCCATGTTAAGTGGCATGCAATAATGTATTACTAAGGGCACCTTAAATGTCATTGTCTATGTTGTTCAGACTCTACAAAAATGGTGTCGGGTGCgcgtcggatcctccaaaagtagtgcatttttgaaGGATCCGATACGGGTGTGACAACATTTTTAGAGAGTCCGTGCAACATAGGTCATTGTTGAATCTGATTCTCTGTTGATAGTAAATTTGATtaataacaaaatgaaccaccttGGCAGATCAAGCATATCATAGATCAGATTGTGGAGCTCTCAAGCAAtgtaagtttcagttttgttcaTATTTTTAGAGAGAGAAACATGGCTGCGGATCGACTAGCTAATCTTGGAGAAAGAATGAGGGATCAAATCACTTTTGAGGAAGTTTCTGATTTACCTGAACATGTCAGAACTTCATTATTGAGACTTGATCAAGATGGCCTCCCCAATTTCAGACATAGACCAAGGAAGAATTATTTTGTTATTAATGATGTTATTACTAGATAAAACTGGGTTTTTTTGCAACATTGTGTAGTTTCATCATGTAATACTCAATGCCTACAAAGTGTAATGGAGGAGTCCTCCCAACTTAGACAAGTTTTTTCTGGTCAAATGCATACAAGAGTGATATGTATCATTCTTCTTCATGTGTTGGAGGCTAAGGTTTATGTCCTCCTCGGTATACTTATCCTTTTTTATTATATATGGGTTGGGGTCTATGCCTAACCCCCACCATGGctcttttgttttaaaaaaaaaatgcatGTAGTACGCGTGTTTTGGtttaaaattgaaataaacataaaattttcaagaatACTAGTAGTAGTTATACCTCATAGATATATAAGCAAGTAAATGTTCTGATTACAACTCTGAGCCTTCTTTTCTCAAGAAGGAATACAAAAAATCCAAGAACAGATAAAAATTCCACAATGAATCCCATTTTGATACATTTTGCATCGATGTAATCAATAGGAAAAATTCAGAtgataaaaaattacaaaacttaCTCCAAacttatttgtttaatttctttatcaGCTGCACAAAATGGAATGAACTGTGAAATCAAATACTGAATTTAGATATAAAATCTATCACTCATCACTGTAACAGAGGATTCTTCTTTCTCCTCTTattaaacaaacaacaacaacaagccaTTTTCTCTTTTAAGTCCTGACCAAAGGAGAATTCATTGGAGAATGAGCTGGGGAATTGAAATCATCCAATCTCCGAAACGATAAGCTGATTTGAAGTTTGCTCCTACTGCATTGTTTCTTGAATGCAGCAACTTTATTAGTAATTCCCTTTGTTTGAAGCACAAAATTCCTTATCCTTCTTATAGCAATTCTCATAGTTTCATCGTCCATATTCGCGAAACAAACCCTAAACCAACCTGGTTCAGAACAATGAAAAGAACAACCTGGTGAAACATTAAGTTTCACTTCATTGATAATAATTCTCCACAGTTCTAACTCAGCTTCAAATGTTGAATCTTTTAGTAGCCTTCTTAAATCCATCCAAAAAAATAAACCGGCGTTACTCTTCAATGTACTAATTCCAACTTGTGCTAGTCCTTTAGAGAACATCCCCTGCCTTATTCCAAGCCTTTCAGAACTCTCAGCAATGAATTTTTCGACGAAAATTTCATCAGACAACATTGATGCAATCAAATGTTGTGTCTGTGTTGAAACTAGCCCGAAGCTCGACATTTTTCTAGCGATGTTCACTACTGTATTGTTGTACGAGTAAACAATTCCGACCCTGAATCCTGGAAATCCTAAATCCTTGGACAAGCTATAAACTATATGTACCAAATCTTGGTTGCATAATCCAACGTTTTCCTCTAGTATTTCGGAAATGCTGATGAAATTTGGCTTATTAAAGACAGTAGCAGCATAAATTTCATCGCATACTAAATGGATGTTTTTCGAATTAACGAAACTTACTATGTCTTTGAGCGTGTCCCGGTCGAGTAGAGTGCCTAATGGATTTGAAGGATTGTTTATAAGCAAACCCTTTATTTTGATATTGGATTCTTGAGCTTTCTCATATGCAGATTCTAAGGCTTTTCTAGTGACTTTGAAATCATTAGAACTGTCACAAACAACAGGAAATAGTTGTACACCAGTTCTCCACCTCAAATCTCTGTCAAATCTGCAATACAAATGGAAATTTTACTTTAGTACCACAAATAAGACGGATTATCTGCTACGTTATGTAAAAATATATTGATAACCAGTGGTGGAGCCACATATACTGACACCCCTTTGTCAGAAAAGTGTACTGTGTAGCTAGGTAAATTTAATTCTTTAATGTATATACTACATGTTGACATCCCTTGGCAGCTTCGTGTGTTTTAATTCTTTATATTTTGATCCCCTCAGTGAAAATTCTAGCTCCGCCACTGCTAATAAGGTAAATACTTTTTTACATTGTCCGCATGTAGAAGTTAAATTAATCCTATATATAGACAATAGCTAAAGAAAcatcttctttgtttttttcctttACTTTGTTCCTTTGTGCTGAAAAGCAAACTAAAAGAACATGCAACATTTTTTATGCTTTGTAACATGGCCTAGTTGTCCTTGAGATGACCGATGAAACATGTCTGATCAGACGTAGGACATTATATTCGGTATTGTTTCTAATAAAATGAATTATGAATGACTTTATGGggcaaaatgataaataaattgaTAATGACACAACTTAATTATTCAAAAGTGGGTATATGATCTGTGAGTTTTTTGTCTTCGTCACTTAGTACCAGGAAGTTATGACGAATGTTACTAGAGGACCCTACTTTCTCTATTTTGTGTTGATGAGTAATTGATTTCATGTCCCACAACAATAATTTAACTAGGTCCAAGCACCcaaaataagttaaaaatatgTAGGTCAAGAGAAGACACTAATGATAGTGATTTGTAAAAGATAAGATCGCCCAAGTtgatgaaagaagaaaaaagattaGATAGGAATTTCTTAATTAgagaaaatattagtaaattTTGAGTTGGTAAGGAGTAAGGactctaaaaataaatttttctttcttttggggCTTTCTTAATTGGATGGTGATAATGTTTAGAAGGTTTTATGCTATATTAATTGAAATTAATCAGGATAGTGAATTTCGAATACGGAATAATTAAAAGAAATAAGGTTTTAATTTCTTACCCAGGATAATATGGTGTAGGAACCAAAAATGCATCACCAGGATCAGCCAAGCAAAAAGCCAACATTTCATGAGCTCCAGTTGCTCCTCCACTCATAACTATGCGATTTGGGTCAAATGTGACTTTGTCTCCTCTTACTCTCTCCATAAACCTTGCAACTGCCTGAAATTAAGATTCATATATGTTCCATAAGGTAATTAGAACACTGAATAAATATAATATGTAAAAAAGGCAATCGATACATAACGCATCTCGCGTGGGCGCAAGGTCTAGGAAAGGGTCGCACTAATGTAAACAGCCTACTCTAACAGTTGTGGATGTCCATTATAGATTATGGGTGCCTGAGCACCCATTGTTTTTGGAGCCAAACTTTGTAGTTATATAGAAAAAACTAGTAAACTATACAAATATATTAATTAAACACTCACTCTCAGTAGTAATTTTCAGATTAAAA
This region includes:
- the LOC104222407 gene encoding 1-aminocyclopropane-1-carboxylate synthase-like: MVFISGNQKQQLLSKIATNDGHGENSAYFDGWKAYENDPFHLSNNPNGVIQMGLAENQLCFDLIQEWVVNNPKASICTTEGAEDFKDIAIFQDYHGLPEFRQAVARFMERVRGDKVTFDPNRIVMSGGATGAHEMLAFCLADPGDAFLVPTPYYPGFDRDLRWRTGVQLFPVVCDSSNDFKVTRKALESAYEKAQESNIKIKGLLINNPSNPLGTLLDRDTLKDIVSFVNSKNIHLVCDEIYAATVFNKPNFISISEILEENVGLCNQDLVHIVYSLSKDLGFPGFRVGIVYSYNNTVVNIARKMSSFGLVSTQTQHLIASMLSDEIFVEKFIAESSERLGIRQGMFSKGLAQVGISTLKSNAGLFFWMDLRRLLKDSTFEAELELWRIIINEVKLNVSPGCSFHCSEPGWFRVCFANMDDETMRIAIRRIRNFVLQTKGITNKVAAFKKQCSRSKLQISLSFRRLDDFNSPAHSPMNSPLVRT